A genome region from Corynebacterium uberis includes the following:
- the ccsB gene encoding c-type cytochrome biogenesis protein CcsB encodes MPIDQNFANLSDHAFQGASVVYIVALIASLFYYVKEQGRIRAQAEGESGDTPEAAKRAASAQKWGGITQAMVWLGIILHVIAVIVRGLAVHRVPLGNLYEYVLVISAGTMIVAAIVIQLRNARVFWPWVLTPMVVLMFYGGTKLYVAAAPVVPALRSFWLPMHVTVVSAGGSIGIVSGLFSLAYLLRVWQPKGKERGFFGAVARPLPTAKALDQVAYRLAIFTLPILGIGIILGAIWAEAAWNRYWGWDPKETVSFITWILYAAYLHARATAGWKVGAAWVNILALATMVFNLFFINMVVSGLHSYAGLN; translated from the coding sequence ATGCCAATCGATCAAAATTTTGCAAACCTATCAGACCACGCCTTCCAGGGGGCCAGCGTGGTCTACATCGTGGCCCTGATCGCCTCTCTGTTTTATTACGTCAAGGAGCAGGGCAGGATCCGAGCGCAAGCCGAAGGCGAGTCCGGCGATACACCGGAGGCGGCGAAGCGGGCTGCCTCGGCACAGAAGTGGGGCGGAATCACGCAGGCGATGGTGTGGCTGGGCATCATCTTGCACGTGATCGCCGTGATCGTCCGCGGGCTGGCGGTGCACCGCGTGCCGCTGGGCAATCTCTACGAGTACGTCCTGGTGATCTCTGCCGGCACCATGATCGTCGCCGCGATTGTTATCCAGCTGCGTAACGCCCGGGTGTTCTGGCCGTGGGTGCTCACCCCCATGGTGGTGCTCATGTTCTACGGCGGAACCAAGCTCTACGTGGCCGCCGCCCCGGTGGTGCCGGCGCTGCGTTCCTTCTGGCTGCCCATGCACGTCACAGTGGTATCCGCCGGTGGCTCCATCGGCATCGTCTCCGGGTTGTTCTCTCTGGCCTACCTGCTGCGGGTGTGGCAGCCCAAGGGCAAGGAGCGGGGCTTCTTTGGCGCGGTGGCGCGCCCGCTTCCCACCGCGAAGGCGCTTGACCAGGTGGCCTACCGGCTGGCCATTTTCACCCTGCCCATCTTGGGCATCGGGATCATCCTGGGGGCAATCTGGGCGGAGGCCGCCTGGAATAGGTACTGGGGTTGGGACCCCAAGGAGACGGTGTCCTTTATCACCTGGATCCTCTACGCGGCGTACCTGCACGCGCGCGCGACCGCCGGGTGGAAGGTTGGCGCGGCGTGGGTGAACATCCTGGCGCTGGCCACGATGGTGTTCAACCTCTTCTTTATCAACATGGTGGTCTCCGGCCTGCACTCCTATGCCGGCTTGAACTGA
- a CDS encoding helix-turn-helix domain-containing protein has translation MAVPRRKVGKPAGDNEELLELGSQLAERRRRMGRLQQDVADSAGVSRSTLHAIEHGATGVRWEKVAAVAGALELRLCFIEPQPPREPPKPISY, from the coding sequence ATGGCAGTACCCCGTCGCAAGGTGGGAAAGCCGGCGGGCGACAATGAGGAGCTTCTGGAGCTGGGATCCCAGCTGGCAGAGCGTCGTCGACGTATGGGGCGTCTCCAGCAAGACGTCGCGGACTCCGCGGGTGTATCCCGCTCCACATTGCACGCCATTGAGCACGGTGCCACCGGCGTGCGTTGGGAAAAGGTGGCGGCAGTAGCAGGGGCGTTGGAGCTGCGCTTGTGCTTCATCGAACCGCAACCGCCGCGCGAACCGCCGAAGCCCATCTCCTACTAA
- the rfbB gene encoding dTDP-glucose 4,6-dehydratase, translating into MHILVTGGAGFIGSNFVRSALQPARRCVSTVTVLDAMTYAANPASLQGLDGAYVSADVSADVSAGQGERPRLRVVEGSVCDRDLVYDLVSEADLVVHFAAESHNDRSLTDPMAFVRTNVEGTVTVAQAAADRGVRLHHVSTDEVYGDLPLTPRGVDRFTPKTPYRPSSPYSASKAASDHFIRAYTRSMGLEATISNCSNNYGPRQHPEKFIPRQIITLLRGGRPRVYGGGHNVRDWIHVADHNEAVWAIVHKGTPGQTYLIGADGERSNLEIVAELNTIFGRDPDDCVHVTDRPGHDRRYAIDPSSVRALGWRPEHTDLAEGLAQTAQWYRDNESWWAQAFARSEEFYRRSERELDRPGH; encoded by the coding sequence ATGCACATTCTGGTCACCGGAGGAGCCGGCTTCATCGGCTCTAACTTTGTCCGTAGTGCGCTGCAACCAGCGCGCCGGTGCGTGAGCACCGTTACTGTCCTTGACGCTATGACCTACGCAGCTAACCCCGCCAGCCTTCAGGGGCTGGACGGGGCTTATGTATCTGCGGATGTATCTGCGGATGTATCTGCGGGCCAGGGGGAGCGCCCGCGCCTGAGGGTGGTCGAAGGTTCCGTGTGTGATCGGGACCTGGTGTATGACCTCGTCTCTGAGGCGGACCTGGTGGTTCACTTCGCCGCGGAGTCGCACAACGATCGGTCTTTGACGGATCCCATGGCCTTCGTGCGCACCAACGTGGAGGGCACTGTGACGGTTGCACAGGCGGCCGCGGACCGCGGGGTGCGGCTGCATCATGTTTCTACGGATGAGGTTTATGGTGATCTGCCTTTGACTCCGCGGGGGGTTGATCGTTTTACCCCAAAAACACCATATCGGCCCTCTAGTCCGTATTCTGCTTCTAAGGCTGCAAGTGATCATTTCATTCGCGCCTATACGCGGAGTATGGGTCTGGAGGCGACAATATCTAATTGCTCAAACAACTACGGTCCGCGCCAGCACCCGGAGAAGTTTATTCCACGGCAAATAATCACACTATTACGCGGTGGACGGCCGCGCGTCTATGGCGGGGGACACAACGTGCGCGATTGGATCCACGTTGCGGACCACAATGAGGCAGTTTGGGCGATTGTGCATAAAGGCACCCCCGGGCAGACCTACCTCATCGGCGCCGATGGGGAACGCTCGAACCTGGAGATCGTCGCGGAGCTGAACACTATCTTCGGCCGCGACCCGGATGACTGCGTCCACGTCACTGATCGTCCCGGCCATGATCGGCGCTATGCCATCGATCCGTCGAGTGTCCGGGCGTTGGGCTGGCGGCCTGAGCATACGGACCTGGCGGAGGGCTTGGCGCAGACGGCGCAGTGGTACCGGGATAATGAGTCCTGGTGGGCGCAGGCCTTTGCCCGTTCGGAGGAGTTCTACCGGCGTTCCGAACGCGAGCTTGACCGGCCGGGCCACTAG
- the rfbC gene encoding dTDP-4-dehydrorhamnose 3,5-epimerase, which produces MFTPVEGFDGVLHLSPTVHPDERGTFHEWFKASAFEEATGHPFDLQQANMSVSKAGVLRGLHYAEVPPGQAKFVTCPAGAIFDVVVDVREGSDSFGRWTSFELTQDNHHGVYIPAGYAHGFVAVRDSCVVYLTTSEYEPAAEHSLNPFDEQINVAWPNMDYILSQKDQQAPSVAQLGEEGLLPHMEECQAQLTDLRDSWAVANEEAGL; this is translated from the coding sequence ATGTTCACACCGGTAGAAGGATTTGACGGCGTCTTGCATCTGTCCCCCACGGTCCACCCGGACGAGCGGGGCACCTTCCACGAATGGTTCAAGGCTTCCGCTTTTGAGGAGGCCACGGGCCATCCCTTCGATCTTCAGCAGGCCAACATGTCCGTGTCTAAGGCGGGCGTGCTGCGGGGCCTGCACTATGCGGAGGTGCCCCCGGGCCAGGCGAAGTTTGTCACCTGCCCTGCGGGCGCGATCTTTGATGTGGTGGTGGATGTGCGGGAGGGCAGTGACTCCTTTGGTCGGTGGACGTCGTTCGAGCTGACTCAGGACAACCACCACGGGGTGTACATCCCGGCGGGGTATGCCCATGGTTTCGTGGCGGTGCGCGATTCTTGCGTGGTCTACTTGACTACCTCGGAGTATGAGCCTGCCGCGGAGCATTCCCTCAATCCTTTCGATGAGCAGATCAACGTGGCGTGGCCCAATATGGACTACATCTTGTCGCAGAAGGATCAGCAGGCGCCTTCGGTGGCGCAGCTGGGGGAGGAGGGCTTGCTGCCCCACATGGAGGAGTGCCAGGCCCAGCTGACGGATCTGCGCGATAGCTGGGCTGTTGCCAATGAAGAGGCGGGGCTGTGA
- the rfbA gene encoding glucose-1-phosphate thymidylyltransferase RfbA: MKGIILAGGTGSRLWPITQAVSKQLVPVYDKPMVYYPLSTLMLAGIRDILIITTVQDEPQFRRLLGDGSQFGISLSFAQQERPGGLAEAFILGAQHIGGDSVALVLGDNIFYGAGLGTQLRRYTEPVGATIFAYWVSQPQDYGVVSFNEQGTATALEEKPAHPRSHYAVPGLYFYDNDVVEIARGLTPSARGELEITDVNNAYLRRGALQVEVLPRGTAWLDTGTVDNLMAAGDFVRTIEQRQGLKIGVPEEVAWRMGYLDDAAVLARAHSLRASGYGDYLAQIVERERAQGPAAT, from the coding sequence GTGAAGGGCATCATCTTGGCTGGGGGGACGGGGTCGCGGCTGTGGCCGATCACCCAGGCGGTGAGCAAGCAGCTGGTTCCGGTCTATGACAAGCCGATGGTCTACTACCCGCTGTCGACGCTCATGTTGGCGGGGATTCGGGACATCCTCATCATCACCACGGTGCAGGATGAGCCGCAGTTTCGGCGGCTTTTGGGGGATGGTTCGCAGTTTGGTATTTCGTTGAGCTTTGCGCAGCAGGAGCGTCCGGGCGGCTTGGCGGAGGCGTTCATCCTGGGTGCGCAGCATATTGGCGGCGACTCTGTGGCGTTGGTGTTGGGGGATAATATTTTTTATGGCGCGGGCCTGGGCACTCAGCTGCGCCGTTATACCGAGCCTGTGGGGGCGACGATTTTTGCGTATTGGGTCTCCCAGCCGCAGGACTACGGTGTGGTTTCCTTTAATGAGCAGGGCACGGCCACGGCGTTGGAGGAAAAACCGGCCCACCCGCGCTCCCATTATGCAGTTCCCGGCTTGTATTTTTATGACAATGATGTTGTAGAGATTGCCCGGGGGCTGACCCCCAGCGCGCGCGGCGAGCTGGAGATCACGGACGTCAATAACGCGTACCTGCGCCGGGGGGCGTTGCAGGTGGAGGTGCTTCCGCGGGGGACGGCCTGGCTGGATACGGGCACGGTGGACAACCTCATGGCCGCGGGGGACTTCGTGCGCACCATCGAGCAGCGCCAGGGGCTCAAGATCGGGGTTCCTGAGGAGGTGGCGTGGCGGATGGGCTATCTTGACGACGCCGCCGTCCTCGCCCGGGCCCACAGCCTGCGGGCGTCTGGCTACGGGGACTACCTCGCGCAGATCGTCGAGCGGGAGCGGGCCCAGGGCCCGGCCGCGACGTAG
- a CDS encoding DUF4229 domain-containing protein, producing the protein MSQDQELRKKANRALLVYGLARLGLFIVLTTVIQAVAVAASAPVPLVVSALLALLVAFPLSMLVFKKQRLAANEAVAAWSARRKERKAWIADELSSR; encoded by the coding sequence GTGAGTCAGGATCAGGAGCTACGCAAGAAGGCCAACCGCGCCCTGCTGGTATACGGGTTGGCCCGGCTGGGGTTGTTTATTGTGCTGACCACCGTCATTCAGGCGGTGGCGGTGGCCGCCAGCGCGCCGGTGCCGCTGGTGGTTTCTGCGCTGTTGGCGCTGCTGGTGGCGTTCCCGTTGTCCATGCTGGTGTTTAAAAAGCAGCGCTTGGCGGCCAATGAGGCCGTGGCCGCGTGGTCTGCGCGGCGCAAGGAGCGCAAGGCGTGGATTGCTGACGAACTCTCCTCGCGCTGA
- a CDS encoding 3-hydroxyacyl-CoA dehydrogenase, whose protein sequence is MPNLTVFGTGVLGSQIILQAAYHGKNVVAFDVAQELLDRLPARWEALRKDYRRDLADYSDEAFDAAVARITPSLDPAEALKDADVVIEAVPERLDLKRQVWETIGANAPEKTIFATNTSSLKLSDIADASGSPERFCALHFANRVWQFNIGEVMGHAGTDPAVVQRLYAFAEEMGLEPVLVKKETPGFILNRLNIPLLNAGVDLYMEGVASIEDIDRTWRVSTGAPRGPFETYDIIGFRPVYDIRVAKNPEDGFAKILKERMDAGKSGIVDGEGFYRYDEDGNNLGIAEFAAEPTPEA, encoded by the coding sequence ATGCCAAACTTGACCGTTTTTGGGACCGGAGTGCTGGGGTCCCAGATCATCTTGCAGGCCGCCTACCACGGCAAGAACGTGGTGGCCTTTGATGTTGCTCAGGAGCTTTTGGATCGCCTGCCCGCGCGGTGGGAGGCGCTGCGCAAGGACTACCGCCGTGATCTAGCGGACTACTCGGATGAGGCTTTCGATGCCGCTGTGGCTCGAATCACCCCGTCGCTGGATCCGGCGGAGGCGCTCAAGGACGCGGACGTTGTCATTGAGGCGGTTCCGGAGCGGCTGGACCTCAAGCGCCAGGTGTGGGAGACCATCGGCGCCAACGCGCCGGAGAAGACCATTTTTGCCACCAACACCTCCTCGCTGAAGCTGTCTGACATCGCGGACGCCTCCGGCTCCCCGGAGCGCTTCTGCGCGCTGCACTTTGCCAACCGGGTCTGGCAGTTCAACATCGGCGAGGTCATGGGCCACGCGGGGACGGATCCCGCGGTTGTCCAGCGGCTCTACGCGTTCGCTGAGGAGATGGGCCTGGAGCCGGTGTTGGTGAAGAAGGAGACCCCGGGGTTCATCCTCAATCGCCTGAACATTCCGCTGCTGAACGCGGGCGTGGACCTGTACATGGAGGGCGTGGCCTCCATCGAGGACATTGACCGCACGTGGCGGGTGTCCACCGGCGCGCCGCGGGGCCCGTTTGAAACCTATGACATCATCGGCTTCCGCCCCGTCTATGACATTCGGGTGGCTAAGAACCCGGAGGATGGTTTTGCCAAGATCCTCAAGGAGCGCATGGATGCCGGGAAGTCCGGCATCGTCGACGGGGAGGGTTTCTACCGCTACGACGAAGACGGCAACAACCTGGGCATTGCCGAGTTCGCCGCCGAGCCCACCCCGGAGGCCTAG
- a CDS encoding AEC family transporter: MGSIITGFAIIFAVIAVGYALGRAGVFSTEHERLVLNRVAFFAATPALMFSVVSTSEPETLFSPVFGVSVAATAVTATVFCLISALVLRQDLATTAAGAAASAWVNSNNIGLPVSIYVLGTGAYVPPILVFQMVILTPIMLAALGAAGSGAKVWTAIRGALFSPVVLASVAGVAVCLTGVTVPDPVAVPVEILGGASIPLILMSFGASLMTTRVLREPGQRAGVLLATGLKIVAMPLIATALGLACGLRDEALYACVILAALPTAQNVYNYAATYNKGTIVARDTVFLTTFASLPVMLIIALVFGR; encoded by the coding sequence ATGGGATCGATCATCACCGGTTTTGCCATCATCTTCGCCGTCATCGCCGTCGGCTACGCCCTGGGCCGGGCGGGTGTCTTTTCCACCGAGCACGAGCGCCTGGTGCTCAACCGGGTGGCCTTCTTTGCGGCCACCCCGGCGCTGATGTTCTCCGTGGTGTCTACCTCCGAACCGGAGACGTTGTTCTCCCCCGTCTTTGGGGTTTCCGTGGCGGCCACGGCCGTCACCGCGACGGTGTTTTGCCTCATCTCCGCGCTGGTGTTGCGCCAGGATTTGGCCACCACCGCTGCCGGTGCTGCGGCGTCCGCCTGGGTGAACTCCAACAATATCGGCCTGCCGGTGAGCATCTATGTGCTGGGCACGGGGGCTTATGTGCCCCCGATCTTGGTGTTCCAGATGGTTATACTCACCCCGATCATGCTTGCGGCGCTGGGGGCGGCGGGCAGTGGGGCGAAGGTGTGGACGGCCATCCGGGGGGCGCTGTTTTCCCCGGTGGTGCTGGCATCCGTGGCCGGGGTGGCGGTGTGCTTGACGGGGGTGACGGTTCCGGATCCGGTGGCCGTCCCGGTGGAGATCCTCGGCGGGGCGTCGATCCCGCTGATCTTGATGAGCTTTGGCGCCTCCCTGATGACCACGCGGGTGCTGCGCGAGCCAGGCCAGCGGGCGGGGGTGCTGCTGGCCACGGGCTTGAAGATTGTGGCCATGCCGCTGATCGCCACGGCCCTAGGGCTGGCGTGTGGGCTGCGCGACGAGGCGCTGTATGCGTGTGTGATTCTGGCCGCCCTGCCCACGGCGCAAAACGTGTACAACTATGCGGCGACGTACAACAAGGGAACCATCGTGGCACGGGATACTGTGTTTTTAACTACCTTTGCTTCCCTGCCGGTGATGCTCATCATCGCGCTGGTCTTTGGACGATAG
- a CDS encoding 1,4-dihydroxy-2-naphthoate polyprenyltransferase: MDQAAPNTPHRPDAATSAGAPTAAPRRATAGDWLTGARPHTWANAISPVVVGTGAAAFVGAASWWRALLALVVAWALIVGVNYANDYSDGIRGTDSADRSGPLRLTGSGLARPAAVKRAAFLAFGVAAVAGIALSLASAPWLIAVGAACIAGAWFYTGGSRPYGYRGLGEVAVFVFFGLVAVLGTQFTQAGRISWHGVVCAVAIGAMSAGVNLANNLRDIPTDAAAGKVTLAVRLGEKATRATFVALVATPFVVSLILTCATWPAVAGLIAAPVAWMGVRPVVAKARGAALIPVLGATGRAMLVWALITAVALSVGW; this comes from the coding sequence ATGGACCAAGCTGCACCCAACACCCCCCACCGCCCAGACGCCGCGACCAGCGCCGGCGCGCCCACGGCGGCGCCGCGGCGGGCCACCGCCGGCGACTGGCTGACCGGCGCACGCCCCCACACCTGGGCCAACGCCATCTCCCCCGTGGTGGTGGGGACCGGGGCCGCTGCCTTCGTGGGCGCCGCCAGCTGGTGGCGCGCGCTGCTGGCGCTCGTGGTGGCCTGGGCGCTGATCGTGGGTGTCAACTATGCCAATGACTACTCCGACGGCATCCGCGGCACCGACTCCGCCGACCGCTCCGGCCCGCTGCGCCTGACCGGTTCCGGGCTGGCGCGCCCCGCGGCGGTCAAACGCGCCGCCTTCCTCGCCTTTGGCGTCGCCGCGGTCGCCGGGATAGCGCTGAGCCTGGCCAGCGCCCCGTGGCTCATCGCCGTGGGCGCGGCGTGCATCGCCGGGGCCTGGTTTTATACCGGGGGCTCCCGCCCCTACGGCTACCGGGGCTTAGGGGAGGTCGCCGTGTTCGTCTTCTTTGGGCTGGTGGCCGTGCTGGGCACCCAGTTCACCCAGGCCGGGCGGATCAGCTGGCACGGGGTGGTGTGCGCGGTGGCCATCGGCGCGATGTCTGCCGGGGTCAACCTGGCTAACAACCTGCGCGATATTCCTACCGACGCCGCCGCGGGCAAGGTCACCCTGGCGGTGCGCCTCGGCGAGAAGGCCACCCGCGCCACCTTTGTGGCCCTGGTGGCCACGCCGTTTGTGGTTTCTTTGATCCTGACCTGCGCCACCTGGCCGGCGGTTGCGGGCCTCATCGCCGCGCCGGTGGCCTGGATGGGGGTGCGCCCGGTGGTGGCCAAGGCCCGCGGGGCGGCACTGATTCCGGTGCTGGGTGCCACCGGGCGGGCGATGCTGGTGTGGGCCCTGATTACTGCCGTGGCCTTGAGCGTGGGGTGGTAG
- a CDS encoding glycosyltransferase — protein MWLRYVAGQALSVVFTLARLLPLQWSNHFSRSVIPRDGDVVISLTTHGRRLDTVFYAIESVARGPRRAPIVLWLDPQDFSAPWPDSLRRLVARGLQVRCGSGGMGPHAKYWDMFCAVAGSDTRVVTIDDDIIYPEWFLDRLLAVGGLREDTVVAYRAHRIELRDGVLLPYMKWTPANTSHASVLHFATGVSGVDYPPSFISFVVEQGTQFLQVAPRADDVWLHLCALRSGHSVRQVFAQPRNFAVVPSTQVSALVRTNGMGGGNDEQIARAYTPGDVAALVAASARED, from the coding sequence ATGTGGTTGCGCTACGTTGCCGGCCAGGCGCTCAGCGTGGTGTTTACGCTGGCACGTCTGCTGCCGTTGCAGTGGAGCAACCATTTTTCGCGGTCGGTGATCCCCCGCGACGGGGATGTGGTCATTTCTCTGACCACGCATGGTCGGCGGCTGGATACGGTGTTTTATGCCATCGAGTCGGTGGCGCGGGGTCCGCGCCGGGCACCTATTGTGCTGTGGCTGGATCCGCAGGATTTTTCCGCGCCGTGGCCGGACTCGTTGCGCCGGCTGGTGGCGCGGGGGTTGCAGGTGCGGTGTGGCTCCGGGGGCATGGGCCCGCACGCGAAGTATTGGGATATGTTTTGCGCGGTAGCGGGCTCGGATACCCGGGTGGTCACCATTGATGATGACATCATCTACCCGGAGTGGTTTTTGGATCGGCTCTTGGCCGTCGGGGGCCTGCGCGAGGATACGGTGGTGGCCTATCGGGCGCACCGCATTGAGCTGCGCGACGGGGTGCTTTTGCCCTACATGAAGTGGACGCCGGCCAATACCTCACATGCCTCGGTGCTGCACTTTGCCACGGGGGTCTCCGGGGTGGACTATCCGCCGAGTTTTATCTCTTTTGTGGTGGAGCAGGGCACCCAGTTCCTTCAGGTCGCTCCGCGTGCCGACGACGTCTGGCTCCACCTATGCGCGCTGCGTTCCGGTCACAGCGTGCGCCAGGTCTTCGCCCAGCCCCGCAACTTTGCGGTGGTGCCCTCCACGCAGGTCTCTGCGCTGGTGCGCACCAACGGCATGGGTGGCGGCAACGATGAGCAGATCGCCCGGGCCTACACGCCGGGAGATGTTGCGGCGCTCGTCGCGGCGAGCGCCCGGGAGGACTGA
- the menE gene encoding o-succinylbenzoate--CoA ligase, with translation MSAHLLEPLIIPAADPTPILGNLERAIAGQATYLPLPEADPQRADLLSTSQRVGEPIDATVALVVATSGSTGTPKGAQLTAANLVSSADATHTALGGPGHWLLALPAHHIAGIQVLVRSLIAGVTPLCLDLRGGFDVSAFARGAARLAATGERTYTSLTPMQLLKAMDTLEGIEALRSFDAILVGGGPTSAQTLHAADRLRIRVVTTYGSSETSGGCVYSGRPIPGAHIHVAEPTGRIYLAGPMIAAGYRNHPDHEAFSHPGWFATSDAGTLSDAGVLTVSGRLDAVIDTGGLKLHPEILEEQMRAVTGVAQACVVGIPDPRLGQAVVAAYTGTATPTDILAALEDLPRWQLPKQLLRVPELPATALGKTDRAAVGKLFTANGQR, from the coding sequence GTGAGCGCGCACCTACTAGAACCCCTGATCATCCCGGCCGCAGACCCCACCCCCATCCTGGGCAACCTGGAGCGCGCCATCGCCGGACAGGCCACCTACCTCCCCCTGCCGGAGGCGGACCCGCAGCGCGCCGATCTGTTGTCCACCTCCCAGCGCGTGGGGGAGCCTATCGACGCCACCGTGGCACTCGTGGTAGCCACCTCCGGGTCCACCGGCACCCCCAAAGGCGCGCAACTCACCGCGGCCAACCTGGTGTCCAGCGCGGATGCCACCCACACCGCCCTGGGCGGGCCGGGGCACTGGCTACTCGCCCTGCCCGCCCACCACATCGCCGGCATCCAGGTGTTGGTGCGCAGCCTCATCGCCGGGGTCACCCCGCTGTGCCTGGACCTGCGCGGCGGCTTTGACGTGTCCGCCTTCGCCCGCGGGGCCGCCCGCTTGGCCGCCACCGGGGAGCGCACCTACACCTCCTTAACCCCCATGCAGCTGCTCAAAGCCATGGACACGCTAGAAGGCATCGAGGCCCTGCGCAGCTTCGATGCGATCCTGGTCGGCGGCGGGCCCACCAGCGCCCAGACGCTTCACGCCGCGGACAGGCTGCGCATCCGGGTGGTCACCACCTACGGGTCTTCCGAAACCTCCGGCGGGTGCGTCTACAGCGGGCGGCCGATCCCCGGCGCGCACATCCACGTCGCCGAACCTACCGGGCGGATCTACCTCGCCGGCCCGATGATCGCCGCCGGCTACCGCAACCACCCCGACCACGAGGCGTTTTCCCACCCGGGCTGGTTTGCCACCTCCGATGCGGGCACGCTTTCCGACGCCGGCGTGCTCACCGTCAGCGGTCGTCTCGACGCGGTCATCGATACCGGTGGGCTCAAACTGCACCCCGAGATCCTCGAAGAGCAGATGCGCGCCGTCACTGGTGTGGCCCAGGCATGCGTGGTGGGTATCCCCGATCCCCGGCTCGGCCAGGCCGTGGTCGCCGCCTACACCGGCACCGCCACCCCCACGGACATCCTCGCCGCGCTCGAGGACCTGCCCCGCTGGCAGCTGCCCAAGCAGCTGCTGCGCGTGCCGGAGCTTCCCGCCACCGCGCTAGGCAAGACGGACCGGGCGGCCGTCGGGAAGCTTTTTACTGCCAACGGGCAGCGCTAG
- a CDS encoding YkvI family membrane protein yields the protein MHTLRQIVTVALAFVGIIVGAGFASGQEVMQYFVAFGPGGLWGGVASAVVMSVMAMIILQLGSYFNADQHGDVFRRVSHPIFSRILDIGVVITLFSTGLVMFAGAGSNLNQQWGAPMWVGAVLMVVLVLAAGMLDVDRVTAVIGAITPAIIVLLSVASVYVLAFTDHAPAEQLHQAAAQVGTTLPNWGVAAVNYVGFNLMVAVSMAVVIGGRMFHPRVAGRGGLLGGLIYSALLLLSTWTLYSCVDRVGGDDVPMLSIINELSPQLGWLMALVVYGMIFNTALGMFYALAKRLSARDPQHFRRYYIVTVLIGFALSFLGFRTLVGAVYPILGYIGLLLIAVMVVAWVRGRSRILQEASRRRRITDLLQLRDDPTTGWEPAQQHELRVAVKESNLDGSQIAEAVDREG from the coding sequence ATGCATACTCTCCGGCAGATCGTCACCGTCGCGTTGGCCTTTGTGGGCATCATCGTGGGTGCCGGGTTCGCCTCGGGGCAGGAGGTCATGCAGTATTTTGTGGCCTTTGGCCCCGGCGGGCTGTGGGGCGGGGTGGCCTCGGCGGTGGTGATGTCGGTGATGGCCATGATCATCTTGCAGCTGGGCAGCTACTTCAACGCGGACCAGCACGGGGATGTGTTCCGGCGGGTCAGCCACCCGATCTTCTCGCGCATCCTGGACATCGGGGTGGTGATCACCCTGTTTTCTACCGGGCTTGTCATGTTCGCCGGGGCGGGGTCAAACCTCAACCAGCAGTGGGGCGCGCCGATGTGGGTTGGTGCGGTGCTCATGGTGGTGCTGGTGCTCGCCGCGGGGATGCTCGACGTGGATCGCGTCACCGCGGTCATCGGGGCGATCACCCCGGCGATCATCGTTCTGCTGTCCGTGGCGTCGGTGTACGTGTTGGCGTTCACGGACCATGCCCCGGCCGAACAGCTCCACCAGGCGGCCGCGCAAGTGGGCACCACCCTGCCCAACTGGGGCGTCGCCGCGGTGAACTACGTGGGCTTCAACCTCATGGTGGCCGTCTCTATGGCGGTGGTCATCGGCGGGCGGATGTTCCACCCCCGGGTCGCCGGGCGTGGGGGCCTGCTCGGCGGGCTGATCTACTCGGCGCTGCTGCTGTTGAGCACGTGGACGCTGTACAGCTGCGTGGATCGCGTCGGCGGGGACGATGTGCCCATGCTCAGCATCATCAACGAGCTGTCCCCGCAGCTGGGCTGGCTCATGGCCCTGGTGGTCTACGGCATGATCTTCAACACCGCGCTGGGCATGTTTTATGCCCTGGCCAAGCGGCTGTCCGCCCGCGACCCGCAGCACTTCCGCCGCTACTACATTGTCACGGTGCTCATCGGTTTCGCCTTGAGCTTCCTGGGTTTCCGCACGCTCGTCGGCGCGGTGTACCCGATCCTGGGCTACATCGGCCTTCTGCTCATCGCCGTGATGGTGGTCGCCTGGGTGCGCGGACGCTCCCGCATCCTCCAAGAAGCTTCTCGACGCCGCCGCATCACCGACCTGCTCCAACTGCGCGACGACCCCACCACAGGGTGGGAACCCGCCCAGCAACACGAGCTGCGCGTGGCCGTCAAGGAGTCCAACCTGGATGGTTCCCAGATTGCCGAGGCCGTTGACCGGGAGGGGTAA